The proteins below come from a single Bacteroidota bacterium genomic window:
- a CDS encoding zinc-dependent peptidase produces MILPYLVFFAAISLIMLSLTEFRDSILNLVKKKAIQYSSFNFSDYSQYDEILSRYFQYYTNLNKEGKVKFMARLVDFIRLKKFQGMEKLKVTNEMKVLISASAIQLTFGLDEFLLDFFTTIKIYPRYFYSKLLQAEIKGGASNKGVLMISWEDFLKGYKYPHDNYNLGLHEMAHVLKINVLKGKHFDEKFSFYLDEWLKIGKTEFARLQRKNKSLLREYGGTNRHEFFAVCIEHFFENPLSFKEELPDIYNHLCFLLNQDPLNNNSNYMLNVNFLESVNRNARLIPIPKTIKKNYKYHTWHWTYSVMLFGIFLGIITMMLFPSFTIIPIEDLVKIALIGAVLATLFQYRYLVINNNILKPMDFVLYAFFGIMPAVLCLFFLTNFLVSSGIVVEDHKIINIINRGEEIVFQLENDSYGKYPLIRTMKKSSIPDTIYEKGYTTLRIKFGNGIMGYKTHLNNQLF; encoded by the coding sequence ATGATATTACCCTACCTGGTTTTTTTTGCTGCTATTTCCCTAATTATGCTCTCACTTACAGAGTTCAGGGATAGCATTTTGAATTTAGTCAAAAAAAAAGCAATCCAGTATTCATCCTTTAATTTTTCTGATTATTCCCAATACGATGAAATATTATCCCGATACTTTCAATATTACACAAATTTGAATAAGGAAGGAAAAGTAAAATTTATGGCCAGGTTAGTGGATTTTATCAGATTAAAGAAATTTCAGGGGATGGAAAAACTAAAGGTTACAAATGAAATGAAGGTTTTAATTTCGGCTTCAGCCATTCAGCTTACTTTTGGCCTGGATGAATTTTTATTGGATTTTTTTACTACAATTAAAATTTACCCACGTTATTTTTATTCAAAACTTTTGCAGGCGGAGATAAAAGGTGGTGCTTCAAATAAAGGAGTTCTAATGATTTCATGGGAAGATTTTTTAAAAGGCTATAAATACCCGCATGACAATTATAACCTGGGTTTGCATGAAATGGCCCATGTCCTTAAGATTAACGTTTTAAAGGGAAAGCATTTTGATGAAAAATTTTCTTTTTATCTGGATGAATGGCTTAAAATTGGCAAAACAGAATTTGCAAGGCTTCAAAGAAAAAATAAATCTCTATTAAGGGAATACGGTGGAACAAACAGACATGAATTTTTCGCAGTATGTATAGAACATTTTTTTGAAAATCCCCTTTCTTTCAAGGAGGAACTACCGGATATTTACAATCACCTATGTTTTTTACTCAATCAGGATCCACTAAATAATAACAGCAATTACATGCTCAATGTAAATTTTTTGGAAAGTGTTAACAGGAATGCACGATTAATTCCAATTCCAAAAACAATAAAAAAGAATTACAAATACCACACCTGGCACTGGACCTATTCTGTAATGTTATTTGGCATATTCCTGGGCATTATTACCATGATGCTTTTCCCGTCTTTTACCATTATACCAATTGAAGATTTAGTGAAAATTGCATTGATTGGAGCAGTCTTGGCCACACTTTTTCAGTATCGGTATCTGGTAATTAATAACAATATTCTAAAGCCCATGGACTTTGTGCTTTATGCTTTTTTTGGAATTATGCCAGCTGTACTGTGCCTGTTTTTTTTAACAAATTTTCTTGTAAGTAGTGGTATTGTTGTGGAAGATCATAAAATTATTAACATAATAAACCGGGGTGAAGAAATTGTGTTTCAATTAGAAAATGATTCCTATGGAAAATATCCATTGATTCGAACAATGAAAAAATCCTCTATTCCAGATACTATATATGAAAAGGGATATACAACACTTAGAATTAAGTTTGGAAATGGCATAATGGGATATAAAACACACCTGAATAACCAATTGTTCTAG
- a CDS encoding thioredoxin domain-containing protein, which produces MGKETTFTNRLAEETSPYLLQHAHNPVDWFPWSDEAFEKAKKEDKLVLVSIGYSACHWCHVMERESFENQETARLMNEKFICIKVDREERPDVDQVYMTAVQLMTGTGGWPLNCFTLPDGRPVYGGTYFSPEDWKAVINDLSEVYKTQPEKVLEYAEKLTQGVHSSDFVQVNTKAPEFTIDTLKSAVRKWSKKFDRIEGGTTHAPKFPMPNNYLFLLQYGYLSKDEQVNNYVKTSLEKMAMGGIYDQVGGGFSRYSTDMLWKVPHFEKMLYDNAQLVSLYSEAYQAEKNPLYKQIVYETIEFVTRELTAANGAFYSALDADTEGEEGKYYVWKKNELENLLGTNFKTAVEYYNINNYGKWEDGFILLRRHSDEYVSKKLNIGLDELQKQVKDIKSVLFQAREKRTKPGLDDKSLTSWNALMLKGFTDAYKVFGEQEFLFAALKNANFISGTQKTTDGGLYHNYKENKSTINGYLEDYAFTIEAFISLYEVSFDIQWLEKAKELMEYTIDNFYNTENGMFYFTSKKDKPLISRKMEITDNVTPASNSSIAKSLFMLGKYYENEKYASMSSKMLNNIKDELVEFGASHSNWAILMLYYTMPFFEIVIMGVDAEFKRQELSNYYIPNKILAGGTQESHLPLFTDRHIHDKTTIYVCVNQFCNLPVNDINDAVKQIDELLGG; this is translated from the coding sequence ATGGGGAAAGAAACGACATTTACAAATAGGCTTGCAGAGGAAACAAGTCCTTATCTTTTACAGCATGCACACAATCCTGTTGATTGGTTTCCCTGGAGTGATGAGGCTTTTGAAAAAGCAAAGAAAGAGGATAAACTAGTTTTGGTTAGTATAGGATATTCAGCCTGTCATTGGTGCCATGTTATGGAGCGGGAATCTTTTGAGAATCAAGAAACAGCAAGATTAATGAATGAAAAGTTTATTTGTATTAAAGTTGACCGTGAAGAAAGACCAGATGTTGATCAGGTATATATGACAGCTGTTCAATTAATGACAGGTACTGGTGGATGGCCTTTGAATTGTTTTACCCTCCCTGATGGAAGACCAGTTTATGGAGGCACCTATTTCTCACCAGAGGATTGGAAAGCGGTTATCAATGATCTTTCTGAAGTATATAAAACTCAACCTGAAAAAGTACTTGAATATGCAGAAAAGTTGACGCAAGGGGTTCATTCAAGTGATTTTGTTCAGGTGAATACAAAAGCTCCTGAATTTACTATAGATACATTAAAAAGTGCAGTAAGAAAATGGTCGAAAAAATTCGACCGAATTGAGGGAGGTACCACACATGCACCAAAATTCCCTATGCCAAACAACTACTTGTTCCTTCTTCAATATGGGTATTTAAGCAAAGATGAACAAGTAAACAATTATGTAAAAACCTCACTTGAGAAAATGGCAATGGGTGGAATTTATGATCAGGTAGGGGGAGGTTTTTCACGGTATTCAACAGATATGCTATGGAAAGTTCCACATTTTGAAAAAATGCTATATGACAACGCTCAACTTGTAAGTTTGTATTCGGAGGCATATCAGGCTGAAAAAAATCCGTTGTATAAACAAATAGTTTACGAAACAATTGAATTTGTAACCCGGGAATTAACAGCGGCAAATGGTGCTTTTTATTCCGCACTCGATGCCGATACTGAGGGTGAAGAAGGCAAGTATTATGTTTGGAAAAAAAACGAATTGGAAAACCTGTTAGGAACAAATTTTAAAACTGCCGTTGAATATTACAATATCAACAATTATGGAAAATGGGAAGATGGTTTTATTTTGTTAAGAAGGCATAGTGATGAGTATGTATCAAAAAAACTCAACATTGGTTTAGATGAGTTACAAAAGCAGGTGAAAGACATTAAATCTGTGCTTTTTCAGGCAAGGGAAAAAAGAACCAAGCCAGGTCTTGATGACAAATCTTTGACCTCCTGGAATGCTTTAATGCTAAAAGGTTTTACTGATGCATACAAAGTTTTTGGAGAACAGGAGTTTTTATTTGCTGCACTTAAAAACGCGAATTTTATTTCCGGTACTCAAAAGACTACTGATGGAGGATTATACCACAATTACAAAGAAAACAAATCAACGATAAACGGATACCTGGAGGATTATGCATTCACCATTGAAGCTTTTATAAGCCTATATGAAGTAAGCTTTGACATCCAATGGCTGGAAAAAGCAAAAGAGTTGATGGAATATACAATTGATAATTTCTATAACACGGAAAATGGGATGTTCTATTTTACTTCAAAAAAAGACAAGCCATTAATTTCCCGTAAAATGGAAATTACTGATAACGTAACTCCTGCATCAAATTCAAGCATTGCAAAATCTTTGTTTATGCTGGGGAAATATTACGAAAATGAAAAATATGCATCCATGTCTAGCAAAATGCTTAACAACATAAAGGATGAATTGGTTGAATTTGGAGCTAGTCATAGCAATTGGGCTATTTTGATGCTTTATTATACTATGCCGTTTTTTGAAATTGTAATAATGGGGGTTGATGCTGAATTTAAAAGACAAGAACTCTCCAATTATTATATCCCTAACAAAATTCTTGCAGGCGGAACACAGGAAAGCCATTTGCCGCTTTTCACAGACCGCCATATTCATGATAAAACAACTATTTATGTTTGTGTAAACCAGTTTTGTAATCTTCCGGTTAACGATATTAATGATGCTGTTAAGCAAATAGATGAATTGTTGGGTGGATAA
- a CDS encoding MCP four helix bundle domain-containing protein has product MIFKDIQTRGFSIRKQILFIFIIITTLLITVAIYNYLSIQNYKRAIEFLKRTSLEQLSSIGKIQLNAGLQEIYLLHHLDETDIKEKFLLEQELHGMLQESFELYVDLPISIVDPLVRNKFDDAKRARDKYLQKLNEGISLSNREALSIPINYEKQQIRPYFDIYITELDELSDLMIKDAEYETNKSIAKINGFKQISNCLIAIGILTVFFMTFFLIRMYKRISNDYRLLKISQEELKKMNEQLEKRVEARTLELENVNFELQELNKGKDKFIQVISHDLKNPLAAMAGSSEILAKNIYKMDLNDIQQMALVINNSTNKLVKQFDELVDWAKSQQNKIIFLPKKIELYGAVEDSIKLIRELAQKKEIQINNHVSAEIRVKADINMLRSIIQNLITNAIKFTPKYGKITVDAQVKGERVEIKIKDTGVGMTAQIRDNLFRENIFPTSIGTENEAGSGLGLTLVKSFVEKHKGKITIESEEEKGTTITFSLPKEDFF; this is encoded by the coding sequence ATGATATTTAAGGATATACAAACAAGAGGATTTTCAATTAGAAAACAAATTCTTTTTATCTTCATAATAATTACAACACTGTTAATTACAGTCGCCATTTATAATTATTTAAGTATTCAGAATTATAAAAGAGCAATAGAATTTTTAAAGCGAACCTCACTGGAACAACTTTCTTCAATTGGAAAAATTCAGCTCAATGCAGGCTTACAGGAAATATATTTGCTACATCATTTAGATGAAACTGATATAAAGGAAAAGTTTTTATTAGAACAAGAGTTGCATGGAATGCTTCAGGAAAGTTTTGAACTTTATGTTGATCTCCCTATTTCAATTGTAGATCCTTTAGTAAGAAATAAATTTGATGATGCTAAAAGAGCAAGGGATAAATATTTGCAGAAATTGAATGAAGGAATTTCATTGAGTAATAGGGAAGCCCTTTCTATTCCAATAAATTATGAAAAGCAGCAAATAAGGCCTTATTTTGACATTTATATAACTGAACTGGATGAACTTTCAGACCTAATGATTAAAGATGCTGAATATGAAACCAATAAATCAATTGCTAAAATCAATGGATTTAAACAAATCAGTAATTGTCTTATTGCCATTGGAATACTCACGGTGTTTTTTATGACCTTTTTCCTTATTAGAATGTACAAAAGAATAAGCAATGATTATCGCCTTTTAAAAATATCACAGGAAGAACTAAAAAAAATGAATGAGCAACTGGAAAAAAGGGTGGAGGCGCGAACCCTGGAGCTTGAAAATGTAAATTTCGAATTGCAGGAACTCAATAAAGGCAAGGATAAATTCATTCAAGTAATTTCTCATGATCTAAAAAATCCCCTCGCAGCAATGGCAGGTTCTTCCGAGATTTTAGCTAAAAATATTTATAAAATGGACTTAAATGACATTCAACAAATGGCCCTGGTAATAAACAATTCAACGAATAAACTAGTAAAGCAATTTGATGAATTAGTAGATTGGGCTAAATCACAGCAGAATAAAATAATCTTTTTACCTAAAAAAATTGAATTATACGGGGCAGTTGAAGATTCCATAAAATTAATCAGGGAGTTAGCACAGAAGAAAGAAATTCAAATCAATAACCATGTTAGTGCTGAAATTAGAGTTAAAGCCGATATAAATATGCTGCGCTCAATAATTCAAAATTTAATAACCAATGCCATAAAATTCACCCCTAAATATGGGAAAATAACAGTAGATGCGCAGGTTAAAGGCGAAAGGGTTGAGATAAAAATTAAAGATACCGGAGTTGGAATGACTGCTCAAATTAGAGATAATTTATTTAGGGAAAATATATTCCCAACATCAATAGGGACAGAAAATGAAGCTGGCAGCGGATTAGGTTTAACACTTGTAAAAAGCTTTGTTGAAAAGCATAAAGGGAAAATTACCATTGAAAGTGAAGAAGAGAAAGGAACAACAATTACATTTAGTTTACCCAAAGAAGATTTTTTTTAA
- a CDS encoding tetratricopeptide repeat protein yields MSVIKLTIPQIQFNPDKLHEAIIAFWDVASNGDLNELKKQSVIVKELCSIYSLSPHAEDYIRLVCAIEGFFESNCAEAEINFLAVLPPNVLWENKEIEAMARLFCGGNYRSLGQYDKALFHLLEVPRLINPLGSYATYALLAYYFLGELHVTLGEFKSAESYYKQGLNFGKENIIHSAKFRLYSGLGNLYLNNKDYARSEEHFIAAIEAARPGSQLARSWYDMAVYYELVGEIDKAIEYCRKSYELRIESNLLDAATTSYILMGSLNIKKGDLNHAIFIFKEALVSTLKYNAIVKTQSIYKYLAECYEKLNDWKQSLDYFKRYEEIKSNMFSEQQTKFFKIKNEEISKQKELIEEFHGELKDSIKYALRIQQAILPPAKLLTQVLPESFLFYKPKDVVSGDFYWLETVTPKGRKAEKLILFAVADCTGHGVPGAMVSIVCVNALNRSVREFLLTEPAQILNKTRELVIEAFEKSEQEVKDGMDISLCSFNPQTHELQWAGANNPLYILPHRANERFKASSKVVFFPEKLAVKPQLVEFKPNKQPIGIHSERTAYTNHIIQLHKGDIICIFSDGFPDQFGGPNGKKYKYKAFKENLIRIMNDLPSVQMQVLDTEFTKWKGNYEQVDDVCVMGVRV; encoded by the coding sequence ATGAGTGTTATAAAGCTAACAATTCCACAAATTCAGTTTAACCCCGATAAATTACATGAGGCAATTATAGCATTTTGGGATGTAGCCTCAAATGGCGATTTGAATGAATTGAAAAAGCAGTCCGTAATCGTTAAGGAACTGTGTTCAATTTATTCTTTAAGCCCTCACGCAGAGGATTATATAAGGCTGGTATGCGCAATAGAGGGTTTCTTTGAAAGTAATTGTGCAGAAGCCGAAATAAATTTTTTAGCTGTTCTGCCTCCAAATGTTCTATGGGAAAACAAAGAGATTGAGGCAATGGCAAGATTGTTCTGTGGTGGTAACTATAGGAGTCTTGGCCAATATGATAAAGCCTTGTTTCACCTGCTTGAAGTTCCAAGATTAATAAACCCTCTGGGCTCCTATGCTACTTATGCCTTATTGGCATATTATTTCCTTGGCGAATTGCATGTTACATTAGGAGAATTTAAATCGGCAGAAAGTTATTACAAGCAGGGCCTTAATTTTGGAAAGGAGAATATAATTCATTCAGCAAAATTCAGACTCTATAGTGGTTTAGGGAATCTTTACCTAAACAATAAGGATTATGCCAGATCCGAAGAACATTTTATAGCTGCAATAGAAGCTGCGCGTCCGGGTTCCCAACTAGCAAGGAGCTGGTATGATATGGCTGTTTATTATGAATTAGTTGGAGAGATTGATAAAGCAATAGAATATTGCAGAAAAAGCTATGAACTCAGGATTGAATCCAATCTTTTGGATGCAGCTACAACCTCGTATATTCTAATGGGTAGTCTTAACATTAAAAAAGGAGACCTTAACCATGCAATTTTCATTTTTAAAGAAGCCTTGGTATCTACCCTTAAATACAATGCAATAGTTAAAACGCAATCCATTTATAAATATCTTGCAGAATGTTATGAAAAGTTAAACGATTGGAAGCAATCCCTTGACTATTTTAAAAGATATGAGGAAATAAAATCCAATATGTTTTCTGAACAGCAAACCAAATTCTTTAAAATTAAAAACGAAGAAATTTCCAAGCAAAAGGAGCTGATAGAAGAGTTCCACGGAGAACTTAAGGACAGCATAAAATATGCACTCAGAATCCAACAAGCGATTTTGCCTCCTGCTAAATTGTTAACCCAGGTTCTGCCTGAAAGTTTTTTGTTTTACAAACCAAAGGATGTTGTTAGTGGCGATTTTTATTGGTTAGAAACAGTTACACCAAAAGGCAGAAAAGCAGAAAAGCTTATATTGTTTGCAGTTGCTGATTGCACAGGTCATGGTGTGCCCGGAGCTATGGTTAGCATTGTTTGTGTGAATGCATTAAACAGGAGTGTGAGAGAATTTCTCCTTACTGAACCAGCGCAAATATTAAATAAAACACGCGAGTTGGTAATCGAAGCATTTGAAAAAAGTGAGCAGGAAGTAAAAGACGGAATGGATATTTCCTTGTGCTCCTTTAATCCTCAAACTCATGAGTTGCAGTGGGCAGGAGCCAATAACCCCCTTTACATACTTCCCCATAGAGCTAATGAAAGATTTAAGGCAAGCTCAAAAGTTGTATTTTTCCCGGAAAAATTAGCTGTCAAGCCACAGTTAGTGGAATTTAAACCAAATAAACAACCAATAGGCATTCATTCCGAAAGAACTGCCTATACAAATCATATCATACAACTTCATAAAGGAGACATCATTTGTATATTTTCCGATGGTTTTCCCGATCAGTTCGGTGGCCCTAATGGAAAGAAATACAAGTATAAAGCATTTAAAGAAAACCTTATTCGAATAATGAATGATCTGCCAAGTGTTCAAATGCAGGTTTTAGACACTGAGTTCACCAAATGGAAAGGAAATTACGAACAAGTGGATGATGTTTGTGTAATGGGAGTGAGGGTATAA
- the mscL gene encoding large-conductance mechanosensitive channel protein MscL, producing the protein MSIIKEFKEFAMKGNLIDMAVAFVMGVSFGKVVSGFIDGIVMPVVGKIISGVDFKSLKYILSEAQIDASGKVIAPETSIKYGEFITILIDFILVAFFMFMVIKTMNKLKKKQEVAPVTPHLTTLDQKLLKEIRDLLKK; encoded by the coding sequence ATGAGCATAATAAAGGAATTCAAAGAATTTGCCATGAAAGGCAACTTAATTGACATGGCTGTTGCATTTGTAATGGGAGTGTCCTTTGGAAAAGTAGTAAGTGGATTTATTGATGGTATTGTTATGCCGGTTGTGGGTAAAATTATTTCAGGAGTTGATTTTAAATCATTGAAATATATTTTATCAGAGGCACAAATAGACGCCTCAGGTAAAGTAATTGCACCGGAAACATCAATTAAATATGGCGAATTTATTACAATTTTAATCGACTTCATTTTAGTTGCTTTTTTTATGTTTATGGTAATTAAAACAATGAATAAGTTAAAGAAAAAACAGGAGGTTGCACCCGTAACACCTCATCTTACTACACTGGATCAAAAACTTTTGAAGGAAATACGTGATTTATTGAAAAAATAA
- a CDS encoding WG repeat-containing protein, with protein MKLHANKKSLVLILLLFCFISCVQTNKMDDYLISFSDEENNDYGYKNKMGDTIIPPGKYTICFTDTFKTYAIVFESSIGFVAIDRQENILYKVYPFDNGPDYQSDGCFRITHENKIGFAEAESGKIIIEPQFDCAYPFEKGLAKVSINCQAQSEGEHALWISENWFYIDKTGKKFHSPTNTK; from the coding sequence ATGAAACTCCACGCTAATAAAAAATCCCTTGTTTTAATATTACTCTTGTTTTGCTTTATAAGTTGTGTTCAAACTAACAAGATGGATGATTACTTGATTTCTTTTTCAGATGAAGAAAACAATGATTATGGCTATAAAAATAAGATGGGAGATACCATAATTCCACCTGGGAAGTACACAATTTGCTTTACTGATACTTTTAAAACTTATGCTATTGTATTTGAATCAAGCATTGGCTTTGTAGCTATCGACAGGCAGGAAAATATATTATATAAAGTTTATCCTTTTGATAATGGCCCTGATTATCAATCTGATGGATGTTTTAGAATAACACATGAAAACAAAATCGGGTTTGCTGAAGCTGAAAGCGGAAAAATTATTATTGAGCCCCAGTTCGATTGTGCTTATCCATTTGAAAAAGGCCTTGCCAAGGTGAGCATAAATTGCCAGGCACAGTCAGAGGGTGAACATGCATTATGGATCAGTGAAAATTGGTTTTACATCGATAAAACAGGAAAAAAGTTTCACAGCCCGACAAATACTAAATAA
- the tsaB gene encoding tRNA (adenosine(37)-N6)-threonylcarbamoyltransferase complex dimerization subunit type 1 TsaB produces the protein MALILNLESATQVCSVSISNNGEVVAIKEHHGEYAHAEKLTVFVSDVLKQAGLTMDRLHAISVSMGPGSYTGLRIGVSAAKGFCYALDIPLIAVSTLQQMALSAALKLKNTSPDVLFCPMIDARRMEVYCAVFNKENVLIQEIEAKIIQDDSFNDLLARNKIYFFGDGSQKCKDLLGANPNAFFLNEVYPSSATMAPLAENSFNKRMFVDTAYFEPYYLKDFVSTVPKKKF, from the coding sequence GTGGCGTTAATATTAAATTTGGAATCAGCTACTCAGGTCTGTTCTGTATCCATATCTAACAATGGAGAAGTAGTTGCAATAAAGGAACATCACGGAGAGTATGCACATGCTGAAAAACTTACTGTTTTTGTTTCTGATGTATTAAAACAAGCTGGCCTTACAATGGATAGGCTGCACGCAATATCAGTAAGCATGGGCCCAGGTTCATATACAGGATTACGAATAGGGGTATCTGCAGCAAAAGGATTTTGTTATGCCCTTGATATTCCACTTATAGCTGTGAGTACATTGCAACAAATGGCTCTGTCTGCTGCTTTAAAATTAAAAAATACTTCCCCTGATGTTCTTTTTTGCCCAATGATTGATGCAAGGAGAATGGAGGTATACTGTGCTGTTTTTAATAAAGAAAATGTACTGATACAAGAAATTGAGGCTAAAATTATTCAGGATGATTCTTTTAATGATCTTTTGGCTAGGAACAAAATATATTTTTTTGGAGATGGTTCTCAAAAATGCAAAGATCTGTTAGGAGCTAATCCAAATGCTTTTTTTTTGAATGAGGTTTATCCATCATCTGCAACAATGGCGCCTCTTGCAGAAAACTCTTTTAATAAAAGGATGTTCGTAGATACCGCTTATTTTGAACCCTATTATTTAAAAGATTTTGTAAGCACAGTACCCAAAAAAAAATTCTGA
- a CDS encoding efflux RND transporter periplasmic adaptor subunit, protein MAGKKIKTYWYFLIAGVVLFVGVIVNQQMTNEAESVVMELSERKIIIETVSANGKVQPEVEVKISPDVSGEIVQLLIKEGQEVKQGTLLAKINPDIYLSMRERMVAALNTTKANLANSKARLSQANAQFLNSEAIFKRNQSLFKDGAISESEFDAAKSAYEVARAEVESADQSIIAAQYNVKSAEASVKEASDNLLKTTIFAPVDGTVSMLNVEQGERVVGTLQMAGTEMMRIANLKEMEVKVDVNENDIVRIMVGDTSIIEVDAYKDRKFKGIVTQIANSAKTFGLSADQVTNFEVRIRILRSSYSDLILEDKPHLSPFRPGMSATVEIQTKTEYDVISVPIQAVTTREDTAATSLEKTKAGNSAKVDPVMQECVFVMENDKAVMKKVKIGIQDNKFIQIVSGINAGEQIITGPYSLVSKTLKEGDPVVLKIEEEEIIKRK, encoded by the coding sequence ATGGCAGGAAAAAAAATTAAAACTTACTGGTATTTTCTTATTGCAGGAGTTGTTTTATTTGTTGGAGTTATAGTTAATCAACAAATGACAAATGAGGCAGAATCAGTGGTCATGGAATTATCCGAGCGAAAAATAATTATCGAAACTGTTTCAGCAAATGGAAAGGTACAGCCCGAGGTTGAGGTAAAAATTAGTCCTGATGTTTCTGGTGAAATAGTTCAACTTTTGATAAAGGAAGGCCAGGAAGTAAAACAAGGAACACTTTTGGCAAAAATAAATCCTGATATCTATCTCTCCATGCGGGAAAGAATGGTTGCGGCTTTAAATACAACTAAAGCTAATCTTGCAAATTCAAAAGCAAGATTATCACAGGCAAATGCCCAGTTTTTAAATTCTGAGGCCATCTTCAAAAGAAATCAATCTTTATTTAAGGACGGGGCAATTTCTGAATCTGAATTTGATGCGGCAAAATCAGCCTATGAGGTTGCAAGAGCAGAAGTAGAGTCTGCTGACCAAAGTATTATTGCAGCCCAATATAATGTGAAAAGTGCAGAGGCTTCTGTAAAAGAAGCAAGTGACAATTTGCTTAAAACAACTATTTTCGCCCCGGTGGATGGTACCGTTTCCATGCTTAATGTTGAGCAGGGCGAAAGGGTGGTAGGAACTTTACAAATGGCAGGTACAGAGATGATGCGCATTGCAAATTTGAAAGAAATGGAGGTGAAGGTGGATGTTAACGAGAATGATATTGTTAGGATTATGGTTGGAGATACTTCTATTATTGAAGTTGATGCGTATAAAGACAGGAAATTTAAAGGGATAGTCACTCAGATTGCCAACTCAGCTAAAACTTTTGGTTTAAGTGCAGACCAGGTTACTAATTTTGAAGTAAGGATAAGGATCCTACGCTCTTCCTATTCAGATTTAATTCTTGAAGACAAGCCACATCTTTCTCCTTTTCGACCAGGAATGTCTGCAACGGTTGAAATACAAACCAAAACCGAATATGATGTTATTAGCGTACCTATACAGGCGGTAACTACCAGGGAGGATACTGCTGCCACAAGTTTAGAAAAAACAAAAGCAGGCAACAGTGCTAAAGTGGACCCGGTAATGCAGGAATGTGTATTTGTGATGGAAAATGATAAAGCTGTAATGAAAAAAGTTAAAATTGGTATTCAGGATAATAAATTCATTCAAATTGTTTCTGGAATCAATGCCGGTGAACAAATAATAACCGGTCCCTATTCTTTGGTTTCCAAAACCCTTAAAGAAGGCGACCCTGTGGTATTGAAAATTGAAGAGGAAGAAATAATTAAAAGGAAATAG